In the genome of Bradyrhizobium arachidis, one region contains:
- a CDS encoding xanthine dehydrogenase family protein molybdopterin-binding subunit, whose protein sequence is MAAPIKFGVGQSVLRKEDDALIRGKGRYTDDYAPQAALRCLMLRSPHAHAKYTIDVSRARGLPGVALILTADDVKDLGNLPCLFNLETDPFTGPPYPILAGDEVRHVGDAVAFVVAETIDQARDAIEAIEVKWSPLPAVTGVVNAVKKGAPQVWPDKSGNVLFDVSIGDKAATEAAFAKAHAVAEISIVNPRVVASFMETRAAVCEYDAKRDHLTLTVGSQGSHRLRDILCQNVLNIPTDKMRVICPDVGGGFGTKLFPYREYALMAVAARKLKKAVKWAADRSEHFMGDAQGRDNVTTAKMALTEDGKFLAMDCDLMGDMGAYLSTFGPYIPHGGAGMLPGLYDIQAFHCRVRTIFTNSVPVDAYRGAGRPEAAYVIERLVDACARKLDMTPDAIRRKNFIPPKALPYKTATGKVYDSGDFAAHLKRAMEIADWKEFPKRAKAAKKGGLIRGIGLASYVEICGVMGEETANVRLDPNGDVTVLIGTQSSGQGHQTAYAQIVAEQFGLAPERVHVRQGDTDEIATGLGTGGSASIPSGGVSVERATRELGSRLKEIAAQALEASAGDLEISEGMVRIAGTDRSISFADLTKRPGVDPSKLNGSATFASADGTYPNGTHLAEIEIDPATGIIKIVNYVIVDDFGKTLNPLLLAGQVHGGAMQGIGQALMEQVVYGAGDGQLITATFMDYALPRAADGPAFVFETNNVPCKTNPMGVKGAGEAGAIGSCPAVVNAIVDALWREYKIDHIDMPATPERVWIAINEHHRRHSL, encoded by the coding sequence ATGGCGGCTCCCATCAAGTTCGGCGTTGGCCAAAGCGTGCTGCGCAAGGAGGATGACGCGCTCATCCGCGGCAAGGGCCGCTATACTGACGATTATGCGCCGCAGGCCGCGCTGCGCTGCCTGATGCTGCGCTCGCCGCATGCCCATGCCAAATACACCATCGATGTGAGCCGCGCACGCGGGCTGCCCGGGGTCGCGCTGATCCTGACTGCCGATGACGTGAAGGATCTCGGCAATCTGCCCTGCCTGTTCAATCTCGAGACCGATCCGTTCACCGGCCCGCCTTACCCGATCCTGGCTGGGGACGAGGTGCGCCATGTCGGCGATGCCGTCGCCTTCGTCGTCGCCGAGACCATCGACCAGGCCCGCGACGCGATCGAGGCGATCGAGGTCAAATGGAGCCCGCTGCCGGCGGTGACCGGCGTCGTCAACGCCGTGAAGAAGGGCGCGCCGCAGGTCTGGCCGGACAAATCAGGCAATGTGCTGTTCGACGTCTCGATCGGTGACAAGGCCGCGACCGAAGCCGCCTTTGCCAAGGCGCATGCGGTCGCCGAGATCTCCATCGTCAATCCGCGCGTGGTCGCGAGCTTCATGGAGACGCGCGCCGCCGTCTGCGAATACGACGCCAAGCGCGACCATCTGACGCTGACGGTCGGCAGCCAGGGCAGCCACCGCCTGCGCGACATCCTCTGCCAGAACGTGCTCAACATCCCCACCGACAAGATGCGGGTGATCTGCCCCGACGTCGGCGGCGGCTTTGGCACAAAACTGTTTCCCTACCGCGAATACGCCCTGATGGCGGTCGCCGCGCGCAAGCTGAAGAAGGCGGTGAAGTGGGCGGCCGATCGCTCCGAGCATTTCATGGGCGATGCGCAGGGCCGCGACAACGTCACCACCGCGAAGATGGCGCTGACTGAAGACGGCAAATTCCTCGCGATGGATTGCGACCTCATGGGCGACATGGGTGCGTATCTCTCGACCTTCGGGCCCTACATCCCGCATGGCGGCGCCGGCATGCTGCCGGGCCTCTACGACATCCAGGCCTTCCACTGCCGGGTGCGCACCATCTTCACCAACAGCGTGCCGGTGGACGCTTATCGCGGCGCGGGCCGGCCCGAGGCGGCCTATGTCATCGAGCGCCTGGTCGACGCCTGCGCGCGAAAGCTCGACATGACGCCGGACGCGATCCGCCGCAAGAATTTCATCCCGCCAAAGGCGCTGCCCTACAAGACGGCCACGGGCAAGGTCTATGATTCCGGCGACTTCGCCGCGCATCTCAAGCGCGCGATGGAGATCGCCGACTGGAAGGAATTTCCAAAGCGCGCCAAGGCGGCCAAGAAGGGTGGCCTGATCCGCGGCATCGGGCTCGCCAGCTATGTCGAGATCTGCGGTGTGATGGGTGAGGAGACGGCCAATGTGCGGCTCGATCCCAATGGCGACGTCACCGTCCTGATCGGCACGCAGTCGAGCGGGCAGGGGCACCAGACCGCCTATGCGCAAATCGTCGCAGAACAATTCGGCCTCGCGCCGGAGCGCGTGCACGTCCGTCAAGGCGATACCGACGAGATCGCGACCGGCCTCGGCACCGGTGGCTCGGCATCGATCCCGTCAGGCGGTGTCAGCGTCGAGCGTGCTACGCGCGAGCTCGGCTCGAGGCTGAAGGAGATCGCGGCGCAGGCGCTGGAAGCCAGCGCCGGCGACCTCGAGATTTCGGAAGGAATGGTGCGCATCGCCGGCACCGACCGCTCGATCTCGTTCGCCGATCTCACCAAGCGGCCCGGCGTCGATCCGTCGAAGCTGAATGGCAGCGCGACCTTTGCCAGCGCCGACGGCACCTACCCGAACGGCACGCATCTGGCGGAGATCGAGATCGATCCGGCGACCGGCATCATCAAGATCGTCAACTACGTGATCGTCGACGATTTCGGCAAGACGCTCAATCCGCTGCTGCTGGCGGGGCAGGTGCATGGCGGCGCCATGCAGGGCATCGGCCAGGCCTTGATGGAGCAGGTGGTCTATGGCGCGGGCGACGGCCAGCTCATCACCGCGACCTTCATGGACTACGCGCTGCCGCGCGCGGCGGATGGTCCGGCCTTCGTGTTCGAGACCAACAACGTCCCCTGCAAGACCAATCCGATGGGGGTGAAGGGCGCGGGCGAGGCCGGGGCGATCGGCTCCTGTCCGGCCGTGGTCAACGCCATCGTCGATGCGCTCTGGCGCGAATACAAGATCGACCACATCGACATGCCGGCGACGCCGGAGCGGGTGTGGATCGCCATCAACGAGCATCACCGCCGTCACAGCCTGTAA
- a CDS encoding NADP-dependent oxidoreductase, with the protein MKAIVVTEQAAGTAGMKLVHRPEPQAAINDVVVQIHASRFIPTELEWPSTWADRLDRNRTPSIPGHELAGVVSALGYGTTGLSVGQRVFGLADWYRDGTLAEYVAIEARNLAPLPGDVDFTVGASLPISGLTAWQGLFQHGRLQAGQSVLAHGAAGAVGSMVTQLAREAGAYVIGSGRAADRQTVLDFGAKEFVDLDNDALEDVGKVDLVFDVIGGDIQKRSAALIRAGGTLVSIVGPVEARPSQGLAIDFVVEADRAQLSEIVQRVRDGRLRINIGNVSTLDDAVAALNPTERRKGSTIIRVRP; encoded by the coding sequence ATGAAGGCGATCGTTGTAACGGAGCAAGCCGCGGGAACTGCCGGGATGAAGCTGGTGCATCGGCCCGAGCCGCAGGCAGCAATAAACGATGTCGTCGTCCAGATTCATGCGTCGCGATTTATCCCGACTGAGCTTGAGTGGCCCTCGACCTGGGCCGATCGCCTTGATCGCAACCGAACGCCGTCGATCCCCGGGCACGAGCTCGCCGGAGTGGTCTCTGCCCTTGGATATGGAACGACGGGGCTGTCGGTGGGACAACGGGTGTTCGGTCTGGCGGATTGGTATCGCGACGGCACGCTGGCCGAGTACGTGGCGATCGAGGCGCGCAACCTTGCGCCGCTGCCGGGCGACGTCGACTTCACCGTGGGCGCGAGCTTGCCGATCTCGGGCCTGACCGCGTGGCAAGGGCTGTTCCAGCACGGTCGCCTTCAGGCGGGACAGAGTGTGCTGGCACACGGTGCGGCAGGCGCAGTCGGGTCCATGGTGACGCAACTCGCACGAGAGGCCGGAGCCTACGTCATCGGCTCCGGACGTGCCGCCGATCGTCAGACCGTGCTCGACTTCGGCGCGAAGGAGTTCGTCGACCTCGACAACGACGCACTAGAGGACGTCGGCAAAGTCGATCTGGTGTTCGATGTCATCGGTGGCGACATCCAGAAGCGGTCTGCAGCACTCATTCGAGCCGGAGGAACACTGGTGTCTATCGTCGGGCCGGTGGAGGCTCGGCCTTCCCAAGGGCTGGCGATCGATTTCGTCGTCGAGGCTGATCGTGCCCAACTGAGCGAGATCGTCCAGCGGGTGCGGGACGGACGACTGCGGATCAACATCGGCAACGTCTCGACCCTCGACGATGCCGTCGCCGCCTTGAATCCGACCGAGCGACGTAAGGGGAGTACGATTATCCGCGTTCGTCCCTGA
- a CDS encoding DUF1127 domain-containing protein, producing MPPQLTNSTCETEGDAARRGLDLSMVLSLLRRYWRVFQQQRLGQRVTLQDLSDRELMDIGLTRGEVDYFTPERAIDTLRDRAADLWGRGGM from the coding sequence ATGCCACCTCAACTGACGAACAGCACATGCGAGACGGAGGGCGATGCCGCGAGGCGCGGCCTCGACCTCTCCATGGTCTTGAGCTTGCTTAGACGATACTGGCGTGTGTTTCAGCAGCAGCGCTTGGGTCAGCGAGTCACCTTGCAGGACTTGAGTGACAGGGAGCTGATGGACATCGGCCTGACGCGCGGCGAGGTCGACTACTTCACGCCTGAGCGCGCGATCGATACGCTGAGGGATCGCGCCGCGGATCTATGGGGGCGCGGTGGGATGTAA
- a CDS encoding DUF2839 family protein — MPWLLFLAKFVLTGIILTAAFWLIVRFSGPALGAYTFGTT; from the coding sequence GTGCCTTGGCTGCTGTTTCTCGCCAAATTCGTGCTGACCGGAATCATTCTCACCGCCGCCTTCTGGCTGATCGTGCGCTTCAGCGGCCCTGCGCTGGGCGCGTACACTTTCGGGACGACGTGA
- a CDS encoding IS5 family transposase (programmed frameshift), whose product MLPNKSRGVPRVNDRRVLNGIFWGLQSGAPWRDLPTAFGPYTTCYNRFVRWRRAGVWGRIKEALATAHDAAVQMIDTSIVRVHQHGACITRNQRQSMGRSRGGLTSKIHAVVDGNGLPVRLALSPGEAHDVRLAGKLLSRLKSGSMLLADRGYGADWIRDLAMKKGAWANIPPKSNRSDPICFSPYLYRARNQVERFFNRIKQCRRVATRYDRLAANYFAFVQLASIRLWLRLNESAP is encoded by the exons ATGCTGCCGAACAAATCGCGTGGCGTTCCTCGGGTGAACGACAGGCGGGTCCTGAATGGCATCTTCTGGGGACTCCAATCAGGAGCACCCTGGCGTGACCTACCGACCGCGTTTGGCCCATACACCACTTGCTACAACCGCTTCGTTAGGTGGCGGCGGGCCGGTGTTTGGGGCCGCATCAAAGAAGCGCTTGCCACTGCCCATGATGCCGCCGTCCAGATGATCGACACCTCCATTGTCCGCGTGCATCAGCATGGAGCCTGCATCACAAGAAACCAGCGCCAATCGATGGGGAGGTCACGCGGCGGCTTGACGAGCAAAATCCATGCGGTGGTCGATGGCAATGGTCTGCCGGTACGGCTGGCGCTGAGCCCGGGTGAGGCCCATGACGTTCGACTCGCCGGAAAACTGCTGTCTCGTCTGAAATCCGGGTCAATGCTGCTTGCCGACCGTGGCTACG GTGCGGACTGGATCAGGGACCTTGCCATGAAGAAGGGCGCGTGGGCCAACATCCCGCCGAAAAGCAACCGCAGCGATCCGATCTGCTTCAGCCCCTATCTCTACCGCGCTCGCAACCAGGTGGAGCGGTTCTTCAACAGGATCAAACAATGTCGTCGGGTGGCGACGCGCTACGATAGGCTCGCCGCCAACTACTTCGCATTCGTTCAACTCGCGTCAATCAGGCTATGGCTGCGCCTTAATGAGTCCGCGCCCTAG
- a CDS encoding arylsulfatase, producing the protein MSSDTIPAKPAMSTGPTGAGLKRRDLLLSGSSLVAASALSAVGATSFAQAQQPTPAPVPAPTGQRPNIVVIMGDDIGIWNIGAYHRGMMAGRTPNLDKIAAEGMLFTDYYAEASCTAGRANFITGELPIRTGMTTVGQAGAPTGLPAEAVTIATALKGMGYATGQFGKNHLGDKNEFLPTVHGFDEFFGYLYHLDAMEDPAHPGYPQDLLNVVGPRNMLHTWATDVDDGTVDPRWGKVGKQRIEDAGTLYPKRMETVDDEIRDLALKFIEKAKADNKPFFLWLNPTRMHIVTHLSPRYQAMRNSKNGWTIHEAGMAQLDDDVGIVMQKLKDMGVDDNTIVIFTTDNGTEVFTWPDGGQTPFAQSKGTVMEGGFRAPAMIRWPGKVPAGKVENGIISGLDWFPTLLAAAGNPNIAEELKKGKHIGDRTYKCHLDGYNQMDMITGKGPSNRHEIWYFGESELGAVRIDDFKYRFIDQPGGWLGEKTKVDVPYLINLRLDPFERTGWPDSGTKFGAQQYFDWFKYEFWRFVFVQQEVEKLAMTAIEFPPMQKGASFNLDAVKAKIEAARTAMAK; encoded by the coding sequence ATGAGTAGCGATACGATTCCGGCAAAGCCCGCGATGAGCACGGGACCAACCGGCGCAGGACTGAAACGCCGCGATCTCCTGTTGAGCGGTAGCTCTCTGGTCGCAGCTTCAGCACTCTCCGCCGTTGGTGCGACAAGCTTCGCGCAAGCGCAGCAACCAACGCCGGCCCCGGTACCTGCGCCGACTGGGCAGCGGCCCAATATCGTCGTCATCATGGGGGACGATATTGGAATCTGGAATATCGGTGCTTACCATCGAGGCATGATGGCTGGCCGGACTCCGAACCTCGATAAGATCGCGGCAGAGGGCATGCTGTTTACCGACTATTACGCCGAGGCGAGCTGCACCGCGGGTCGCGCCAACTTCATCACCGGCGAGCTACCGATCCGTACCGGCATGACCACGGTCGGCCAGGCCGGCGCCCCCACAGGCTTGCCGGCGGAGGCCGTGACCATCGCCACCGCGCTAAAGGGCATGGGCTATGCCACCGGCCAGTTCGGCAAGAATCACCTTGGCGACAAGAACGAATTTTTGCCGACGGTGCATGGCTTCGACGAATTCTTCGGCTACCTGTATCACCTCGATGCGATGGAAGATCCGGCCCACCCCGGCTATCCGCAGGACCTGTTGAATGTCGTCGGTCCGCGCAACATGCTCCATACGTGGGCGACCGATGTCGACGATGGCACCGTGGACCCGCGCTGGGGCAAGGTAGGCAAGCAAAGGATCGAGGACGCCGGCACGCTCTATCCGAAGCGGATGGAAACGGTGGACGACGAAATCCGAGACCTTGCTTTGAAGTTCATTGAAAAGGCCAAGGCCGACAACAAGCCGTTCTTCCTGTGGCTCAATCCAACCCGCATGCACATCGTCACGCACTTGTCGCCAAGATACCAGGCGATGCGCAATTCCAAGAACGGCTGGACGATTCATGAAGCCGGCATGGCGCAGCTCGACGACGATGTCGGCATCGTCATGCAAAAGCTCAAGGACATGGGCGTGGATGACAACACCATTGTAATCTTCACGACCGACAACGGCACAGAGGTCTTCACCTGGCCGGATGGCGGACAGACGCCTTTCGCGCAGAGCAAAGGCACGGTCATGGAAGGCGGTTTCCGTGCGCCGGCGATGATCCGCTGGCCTGGCAAGGTGCCGGCTGGCAAGGTCGAGAACGGTATCATCTCCGGGCTGGACTGGTTCCCGACCTTGCTAGCCGCAGCCGGCAACCCGAACATTGCCGAGGAGCTGAAGAAGGGCAAACACATCGGGGACCGCACCTACAAGTGCCATCTGGACGGTTACAATCAGATGGACATGATCACCGGCAAGGGGCCCTCGAACCGGCACGAAATCTGGTACTTCGGCGAGAGCGAGCTGGGAGCCGTGCGCATCGACGACTTCAAGTATCGCTTCATCGACCAGCCCGGGGGATGGCTAGGCGAAAAGACCAAGGTTGACGTTCCCTACCTGATCAACCTTCGCCTCGATCCGTTCGAGCGGACGGGCTGGCCCGATAGCGGGACCAAATTTGGCGCGCAGCAATACTTCGACTGGTTCAAATACGAATTCTGGCGCTTCGTGTTCGTCCAGCAGGAGGTCGAGAAACTGGCCATGACCGCGATCGAGTTTCCGCCGATGCAGAAGGGCGCAAGCTTCAACCTCGATGCTGTGAAGGCCAAGATCGAGGCCGCAAGGACGGCGATGGCCAAATAA
- a CDS encoding DUF3302 domain-containing protein, producing the protein MEDPFLNYFALGLLFFVVIVLVYGIIAIHDIPARIAHARNHPHQDAIHAAGWISLFMLHLLWPFLWIWAMMYQPERGWGFAHKPGEPASPKEAVDQLEELRHRMAEIEARLESGNRSDQSSKEQRRPAIDVPGPLVLNAEEKTPAMKVAASEGHAAPR; encoded by the coding sequence ATGGAAGATCCGTTCCTGAATTACTTCGCATTGGGTCTGCTGTTCTTCGTGGTGATCGTACTGGTCTACGGCATCATCGCCATCCATGACATTCCGGCCCGGATAGCGCACGCGCGTAACCACCCGCACCAGGACGCGATCCACGCCGCCGGCTGGATCAGCCTATTCATGCTGCACTTGCTTTGGCCGTTCCTCTGGATTTGGGCGATGATGTATCAGCCGGAGCGGGGCTGGGGTTTCGCTCATAAGCCGGGCGAGCCAGCCTCTCCGAAGGAGGCGGTCGACCAGCTGGAGGAACTCCGCCATCGCATGGCCGAGATCGAAGCCAGGCTCGAATCCGGAAATCGATCGGATCAATCGAGCAAGGAGCAGCGCAGGCCCGCGATCGATGTGCCCGGACCGTTGGTTTTGAACGCCGAGGAAAAGACTCCTGCGATGAAAGTGGCAGCTTCGGAAGGCCATGCTGCTCCACGGTAG
- a CDS encoding glycosyltransferase family 2 protein: MFLSIVVPCYNEEEGLREFHRQMVSAARALCGAKFELILVDDGSTDDTWKIINELLAEDRNVVAVRLARNHGHQLALTAGLSNVRGDLVLVIDADLQDPPELLTPMYEMMVREGADVVYGMRRSRAGETRFKKKSAEAFYRLLAKVTRVHIPVDTGDFRLMSRRISDQLVQMPEHDRFIRGMVAWLGYKQVAYEYDRHPRFAGATKYPLVKMIGFAADALISFSMVPLRIATYVGALLTTLLTFVGIVAVVGWLFSGTVPGWTSLTLLVIMISSVQLLVLGLMGEYIGRIYIQSKNRPLFLISHIHRRGRLPHGAEAATDLERAPFRTLLAQSGPEVRGQLHDPVP, from the coding sequence ATGTTTCTGTCGATCGTTGTGCCCTGCTACAACGAGGAAGAGGGGCTGCGCGAATTCCATCGCCAGATGGTTTCGGCAGCGCGCGCGCTATGTGGCGCGAAGTTCGAGCTGATTCTTGTCGATGATGGGTCGACTGACGATACCTGGAAGATCATCAACGAACTTCTGGCGGAGGACCGCAACGTCGTCGCGGTCCGGCTCGCGCGCAATCATGGCCATCAACTCGCGCTCACGGCCGGACTTTCGAACGTGCGCGGCGATCTCGTGCTTGTCATCGATGCAGATCTGCAGGACCCCCCGGAACTACTGACGCCGATGTATGAGATGATGGTGCGCGAGGGCGCCGACGTCGTCTACGGCATGCGACGCAGCCGCGCCGGCGAAACCCGCTTCAAGAAGAAATCGGCGGAAGCGTTCTACCGCCTGCTCGCTAAAGTCACCCGCGTCCATATTCCCGTCGACACCGGAGATTTCCGCCTGATGAGCCGGCGGATCTCCGACCAGCTCGTGCAGATGCCGGAGCATGACCGCTTCATCCGTGGCATGGTGGCATGGCTCGGCTACAAGCAGGTCGCCTACGAATACGATCGCCATCCACGATTCGCCGGTGCCACCAAATATCCCCTAGTGAAGATGATCGGATTTGCTGCCGACGCGCTGATCAGCTTTTCGATGGTGCCGTTGCGGATCGCGACCTATGTCGGCGCGCTGTTGACGACTTTGCTGACCTTTGTCGGCATCGTCGCGGTGGTAGGCTGGCTGTTCTCCGGCACTGTGCCCGGGTGGACCAGCTTGACGCTCTTGGTCATCATGATCTCTTCAGTGCAGCTTCTCGTGCTCGGCTTGATGGGCGAATATATCGGCCGCATCTATATCCAGTCGAAGAACCGCCCACTGTTCTTGATCTCGCACATCCACCGCCGCGGCCGTCTGCCGCACGGTGCGGAAGCGGCAACCGATCTGGAGCGGGCGCCGTTCAGGACATTGCTCGCGCAGTCCGGACCGGAGGTGCGTGGCCAACTTCACGACCCAGTACCCTGA
- a CDS encoding class I SAM-dependent methyltransferase, with protein sequence MDKAEFDRFADAYEDQHRENIAVTGEGPEYFAEYKIRALREIVNRACIEAKRICDFGSGIGNSIPYFQRYFPETALTSSDVSERSLALGRQRYPEASNCVLIENDRIPVEADSFDVVFSACVFHHIPHGEHLTWLQELHRITRPGGLIAIFEHNPLNPLTVHAVNTCPFDENARLIYAHDLAKRMQAVGWASSRIQYNLFFPRVLARLRPFENKLGWLPLGAQYVATARKV encoded by the coding sequence ATGGACAAGGCCGAATTCGATCGCTTCGCCGACGCTTATGAGGACCAGCATCGCGAGAACATCGCCGTTACCGGCGAGGGCCCGGAATATTTCGCGGAATACAAGATCAGGGCGCTCCGCGAGATCGTCAATCGCGCCTGTATCGAGGCGAAGCGGATTTGCGATTTTGGTTCCGGGATCGGCAATTCGATTCCGTATTTCCAACGCTATTTTCCTGAAACGGCACTGACTTCCTCCGATGTTAGCGAGCGGAGCCTCGCATTGGGCCGGCAGCGATATCCCGAAGCTAGCAACTGCGTGCTGATCGAGAACGACCGGATTCCGGTCGAGGCCGACAGCTTCGACGTGGTTTTTTCGGCCTGCGTTTTCCACCACATCCCGCACGGCGAGCACCTGACGTGGCTGCAGGAATTGCATCGCATCACGCGGCCGGGCGGACTAATTGCCATTTTCGAGCATAATCCGCTGAACCCGCTGACCGTGCATGCGGTGAACACTTGTCCGTTCGACGAGAACGCCAGGCTGATTTACGCCCACGATCTCGCGAAGCGCATGCAAGCCGTCGGCTGGGCTTCATCCCGCATCCAGTACAATCTCTTTTTCCCTCGCGTCCTTGCACGGCTGCGGCCGTTTGAGAACAAGCTCGGTTGGTTGCCCTTGGGGGCGCAATACGTCGCCACTGCGCGTAAGGTTTAA
- the murJ gene encoding murein biosynthesis integral membrane protein MurJ produces the protein MLGRIFTVGGYTLLSRLTGFARDIMLAAILGAGPVADAFFVALRLPNHFRAIFAEGAFNAAWVPAYAHVHGERGEGAAKLFADRIFTLLLASQVVLLIVAWLFMPQAMSLLAPGFSEDAEQRKLAIELTRITFPYLLLITLVTLYGGMLNVIQRFASAAAASIFLNVAMMMTLALAAWFPTAGHAAAWGVLISGFLQYFLLAGDLARHGGLPRFAPLKLDEDVRGFFKALGPATLGSMGTQVAMFADTIIATFLPAGALSALYYADRLYQLPIGVIGIAIGTVLLPEMSRRITANDHDGAMKSQRRAFDFTLLFSVPFVAAFLTVPQEIMRALFAHGAFSRADAAAAGATLAAYAIALIPAVLIRSAVATFYARKDTATPVRASLTGIAVNVALKVALMGSLAQIGLALATAVGIWTNLLLVLLFAVRRGFLVLDRAWLMSLAKFLLIGIVVAAAFWLIARFSASSLASMHFHDEVTLVLLGVGGTIVYALAVLVLFGRRWLVSLVRG, from the coding sequence ATGCTCGGACGTATCTTCACTGTCGGTGGTTACACGCTGCTCTCACGGCTGACGGGGTTTGCCCGCGACATCATGCTCGCGGCGATCCTCGGCGCCGGCCCGGTGGCCGACGCCTTTTTCGTGGCGCTGCGGCTGCCCAATCATTTCCGCGCGATCTTCGCCGAGGGCGCCTTCAACGCCGCCTGGGTGCCGGCCTATGCCCATGTCCATGGCGAGCGCGGGGAGGGGGCAGCAAAACTGTTCGCCGACCGCATCTTCACGCTGCTGCTGGCCTCGCAAGTGGTGCTGCTGATCGTGGCCTGGCTGTTCATGCCGCAGGCCATGAGCTTGCTCGCGCCGGGCTTTTCCGAGGATGCCGAGCAGCGCAAGCTTGCGATCGAGCTGACCCGGATCACTTTTCCCTATCTCCTGCTGATCACCCTGGTGACGCTCTATGGCGGCATGCTCAACGTGATCCAGCGCTTTGCCAGCGCCGCCGCCGCGTCGATCTTCCTCAATGTCGCGATGATGATGACGCTGGCGCTCGCCGCCTGGTTTCCGACCGCCGGCCACGCCGCCGCCTGGGGCGTTCTGATCTCGGGTTTCCTGCAATACTTCCTCCTCGCCGGCGATCTCGCCCGCCATGGCGGCCTGCCGCGCTTTGCGCCTTTGAAGCTCGACGAAGATGTCCGCGGATTTTTCAAGGCGCTTGGACCGGCGACGCTGGGCTCGATGGGTACGCAGGTGGCGATGTTCGCCGACACCATCATCGCGACCTTCCTGCCCGCCGGCGCGCTGTCGGCGCTGTACTATGCCGACCGGCTGTATCAATTGCCGATCGGCGTGATCGGCATTGCCATCGGCACGGTGCTGCTGCCCGAGATGTCGCGGCGGATCACGGCAAACGACCATGACGGTGCGATGAAGTCGCAGCGCCGCGCCTTCGATTTCACATTGCTGTTCTCGGTGCCGTTCGTCGCCGCCTTCCTCACTGTGCCCCAGGAGATCATGCGCGCGCTGTTCGCCCACGGCGCGTTTTCGAGGGCGGATGCGGCTGCCGCCGGTGCGACACTCGCCGCCTACGCGATCGCGTTGATCCCCGCAGTGCTGATCCGCAGCGCGGTCGCGACCTTCTATGCGCGCAAAGATACCGCAACGCCGGTCCGCGCTTCGCTGACCGGCATCGCCGTCAACGTCGCGCTGAAGGTCGCCTTGATGGGATCGCTCGCCCAGATCGGCCTTGCGCTCGCGACCGCCGTCGGGATCTGGACCAATTTGCTGCTGGTGCTCTTATTCGCCGTGCGACGCGGCTTTCTCGTGCTGGACCGCGCTTGGCTGATGTCGCTTGCCAAATTCCTGCTGATCGGCATCGTCGTCGCCGCCGCATTTTGGCTCATCGCACGCTTCAGCGCCTCTTCGCTGGCCTCGATGCATTTCCATGATGAAGTGACGCTGGTCCTGCTCGGCGTCGGCGGCACGATCGTCTACGCGCTCGCGGTCCTCGTTCTGTTCGGCCGCCGTTGGCTGGTCTCGCTGGTGCGCGGCTAG